The window CACCCCGTGCTTTCTGCTCCGGGTTCCGCTCCGCTCCTTACTCCCGCTGAGAGAAGTCATGGTTCTCCAGCAGAACAGGCAGAACGGACTAGCTCAGACCTCAGCCATGCAGCGAGGCGGAGACCAGAACCTGCACCATCCAGCTCAGACGCGTCCTTCAGCGCTCCAGACCGCCGGGGGGAACATCCCAGAACCCAAAATCCAATCCAGAACAGCCCGAAAGGAGCCCCCAGATCCGGCGCCCACCCTGCGCTGCCTCTCTGAGCTCTGCCTGGAACctgcagctctcctctacagccAGAGGTTCACATCTGTCCCGCAGCCCCGCCCCGCCCCTCCAGCCTCAGCCAATAGGGCGCAGAGAGGTGTGGCCTCTAACTTCAGCGCGGATAAACGagtcaaaacagcaataaaatatgtttttatatattaaacaCGGGTTCTGACGGAAGCGCGACGGGGCTGCGTTCATTCAGCTCCGCGGACTGAACCGAGGCTCTAACACGCGCGCACAGCGACATCTGCCGACAGCAGTGGCGAACTGCAGCACATTCAGCCCGTAATGAACCCGTTAGAGCTCAATTAacctgatcagctctcagctcagctctcagctcagctcaactctcagctcagctcagctcaactctcagctcagctcaactctcagctctcagctcaACTCTTAGCTCAGCTCAActctcagctctcagctcagttctcagctcagctcagctcaactctcagctcagctcagctcaactctcagctctcagctcaACTCTCAGCTCAACTCTCAGCTCAACTCTCAGCTCAACTCTCAGCTCAACTCTCAGCTCATCTCCTGCTTAGTTaactggttcagatgtaaacagagccattcagagcggtttagtgagaaactgaccgactcacagtggtggtgatgggaaccagacgtccccctctaaaagctcctcacagtggtggtgatgggaaccagacgtccgcctctaaaagctcctcacagtggtggtgatgggaaccagacgtccctctaaaagctcctacagaaagttcctacatgaactggttctggattcactgcctgatgactgagacgctgttttatgagagtttagagaacttcaactccattcatggtggagggagacatgcagggcgctgtgtggcaaaatagtccccaaagaaactcattattccagattttccactgttttccatcatcaacattccagataagctcagaagactagtgtaggttctctggtggttctggatggtaaataaagtgtctatatctgtgttgtagtcatggcgacgcctggttgccatcaccaccactgtaaagacgtctgaaccgtttaaCACCAAACCCTCAGAACCTGATCAGAGTACTCAGATTGATCAGAGTGACAGCGATTAGAGTGATCAGTGATCAGAGTGACAGAGCGATTAGAGTGATCAGTGATCAGAGTGACAGAGCGATTAGAGTGATCAGTGATCAGAGTGACAGATTACACctgaaacactgaattattcagatgTTTTTAGAAAAATTGGAGTTTCCCCTTTATATGACATTTTATTAAAGCCCATTTTCTGTTTACTGATGTATGATATATTGGGTTAAAATCAAATATGCATGTGGTGAATTTTGCACCTACGTTCCTGCTGGATTGTTTTAATATgaaacattcagcaaataaatgaaaaccaCTGTGTGTTATTAAAGTGTGCAGGGAGTTTAACTGGAGGTGCCAAAACCTTTACACAGGACTGAACCTGAAGTTACATGAAAGatattattgtaaataaaatgatttgctAAGTCAGCAAAAAtatatgctgtaaatataaacaatgcGAAGTAAAACATGCTTTTCAGCCATTTTCACATTTGCTGGTGTTTAAACAGGATTAACTTTCATTTCTCAGCTTAAAGAACACAAAGTCCTTTTAATGATTCTCTAAACGTCACGGCTGCATATTCACATTATTACAGAGTCACTCTGAGCTGTGTGAGTGCAGTGAGGTCATCAGCGATGGTTCACAGTGAGGAGTGACAGAGTGCTCAGAATGAAAGAGTGATTAGATTGATCAGAGTTATCAGTGATCAGAGTGACCACAGTGATCAGAGTGATCAGTGATAGCCTGACAGTGATCAGTGATTAGTGATCAGTGACCAGAGTGATGAGTAATCAGAGTGATCGGTGATCAGAGTGACAGAGCGATTAGAGTGATCAGAGTGACAGAGCGATTAGAGTGATCAGTGATCAGAGTGACAGAGCGATTAGAGTGATCAGAGCGATTAGAATGATCAGTGACAGAGCGATTAGTGATCAGAGTGACAGAGCGATTAGAGTGATCAGTGATCAGAGTGACAGAGCGATTAGAGTGATCAGAGTGATCAGAGTGACAGAGCGATTAGAGTGATCAGAGCGATTAGAATGATCAGTGACAGAGCGATTAGTGATCAGAGTGACAGAGCGATTAGAGTGATCAGTGATCAGAGTGACAGAGCGATTAGAGTGATCAGTGATCAGAGTGACAGAGCGATTAGAGTGATCAGTGACAGAGCGATTAGTGATCAGAGTGACAGAGcgattagagtgttcagtgatCAGAGTGACAGAGTGATTAGAGTGATCAGTGATCAGAGTGACAGAGCGATTAGAGTGATCAGTGACAGAGCGATTAGTGATCAGAGTGACAGAGcgattagagtgttcagtgatcagagtgacagagtgacagagcgattagagtgttcagtgatCAGAGTGACAGAGTGATTAGAGTGATCAGAGTGACAGGGCGATTAGTGATCAGAGTGACAGAGCGATTAGAGTGATCAGAGCGATTAGAATGATCAGTGACAGAGCGATTAGAGTGATCAGTGATCAGAGTGACAGAGCGATTAGAGTGATCAGAGTGACAGAGCGATTAGTGATCAGAGTGACAGAGCGATTCGAGTGATCAGTGATCAGAGTGACAGTGATTAGAGTGATCAGAGTGACAGAGCGATTAGAGTGATCAGTGATCAGAGTGACAGAGCAATTAGAGTGATCAGTGATCAGAGTGACAGAGCGATTAGAGTGATCAGAGTGACAGAGCGATTAGAGTGATCAGAGTGACAGAGCGATTAGAGTGATCAGAGTGACAGAGCAATTAGAGTGACAGAGCGATTAGAGTGATCAGAGTGACAGAGCGATTCGAGTGATCAGAGTGACAGTGATTAGAGTGATCAGAGTGACAGAGCGATTCGAGTGATCAGAGTGATTAGTGATCAGAGTGACAGAGCGATTCGAGTGATCAGAGTGACAGAGCGATTCGAGTGATCAGAGTGATTAGTGATCAGAGTGACAGAGCGATTCGAGTGATCAGAGTGACAGAGCGATTCGAGTGATCAGAGTGACAGTGATTAGAGTGATCAGAGTGACAGTGATTAGAGTGACAGAGTGATTAGAGTGATCAGTGATCAGAGTGACAGAGCGATTAGAGTGATCAGTGACAGAGCGATTAGTGATCAGAGTGACAGAGcgattagagtgttcagtgatcagagtgacagagtgacagagtgaTTAGAGTGATCAGTTTATTAAAGTCATTGTTTATAATTCGGCTCCTCTGATGTCTTTGATGTCCATCTTCTGTAGTTTGATGACCCCACTCTCTTCACCAGGGGTCATCTACGGTCATCACGCTCACAAAGTCCTTGTAGAAAATGAGGTTTTTATCAGGATCCACAGCGGCGGACAGCAtctcctccatctcctcctGCGTAAAAGGTTCTCCTGCGGAGAGAAAATAAACACCGGTACCTTCACTGCCCTCCACAGGCAAAGAGCCATAACTACAGCAACAACTGTAAACTGGGTCTGATGGTGTATCTGGTTCTGCTGAATCAGCTCCACTGCTCACATATGCAGATGTTACTGATGCTGCCACAGCCTGAACCTGAATCTGGAGCAGTCTCTCATTTAATATCACTTCAATATCACTTCAACCACTTTTCCTGTAACCTTCCATCTAAATGTAATGCCCTTTTGCCCCGCCTCTAAAATATTACTGCTGATCATAACCCCATCatgaccccccaccccccaatgCAGTGCACAGTGAATTTACCTTCCTGTGTTAAATATCTGGTTAACTCCTCTGGATCCAGGTGACCCCTTTTCTGCTGATCTAAAACCTGAGAAGAGTTAAAGCACAGTTTCAGTAAGAAAACAGAAGATAACTCATCTAAAACTGATTCATTCTGCATGTTCTAACATCATCTACCTGATCCAAAATAATCGATATAATCTACACGCTGGTAGTCTCCATCTCTGCTGTGTGCTTTTACAtaaacttacattaacagttaaTGAcgttttttctctcctctgtaaCGACGTTTCTGAACTGCAATTTTTGTCCTGACAGAAACAATATTCTACGTTATTGTgctcagtgtgactgcagtgtgTCTGTGCTCACAGTATGACTATGCAGTGTGACTGTGCAGTGTGATTGTGTTTGCAGTGTGACTGTGCAGTGTggctgtgtttgcagtgtgactgtgcagtgtgattgtgtttgcagtgtgactgtgcagtgtgattgtgtttgcagtgtgactgtgtagtgtggctgtgtttgcagtgtgactgtgcagtgtggctgtgtttgcagtgtgactgtgcagtgtgattgtgtttgcagtgtgactgtgtagtgtggctgtgtttgcagtgtgactgtagtgtggctgtgtttgcagtgtgactgtgtagtgtggctgtgtttgcagtgtgaCTGTGTAGTGTGGCTGTGCTTGTAGTGTGACTGTGTAGTGTggctgtgtttgcagtgtgactgtgtagtgtggctgtgtttgcagtgtgaCTGTGTAGTGTGGCTGTGCTTGTAGTGTGACTGTGTTTGCAGTGTGACTGTGTAGTGTGGTAGTGTTTGCAGTGTGACTGTGTAGTGTGGCTGTGCTTGTAGTGTGACTGTGTAGTGTggctgtgtttgcagtgtgactgtgtagtgtggctgtgtttgcagtgtgaCTGTGTAGTGTGGTAGTGTTTGCAGTGTGACTGTGTAGTGTggctgtgtttgcagtgtgactgtgtagtgtggctgtgtttgcagtgtgactgtgtagtgtggctgtgtttgcagtgtgactgtaaactCTGTGTGCTGGAGTGAGAGAGTCTCACCTCGAAGGCCTGGAGCAGCAGGTCCTCAGGAACCGGCCGAAACCTGCAGGAAGACCAGAGAGTAAAAGTTCTCACACTGACAGACTAAATAACAGACTCATGATAAAACCTTGTGCCAGGAATCAGCAGTTTAGCTCAAATGACTTTACTAAACATTTAGATCTGCTGTCGGTACGGTTCTCCGATATGGTGGGACGTCTGAGGAGGTTAATCAGTTGGACTGGCAGACTATGGTTGGAGGGTAGACCTTCAGGACCAGAATTAAAGACCACGGCTGCAGTGGAACAAGGtgttctgcagtgctgtgagaTGTTACCTGTGCTCCAACAGGATTCTGCTCATGGTGGGGAGGAACCTCTCGAAGCGTATGAACCCTGTAGGCTCCTCCTCCTCGATCTGTACCAGCAGAGACGGCACCGTTCAGTaaaacactggaattcactgcaGCAGGTAAAGTTCAATAGAAAACCTCTTAGATATGCAAATCAGCCCTCTGACCTCAGCGATTACATCATGAAGTTGAGCCTCAGTGGGGAAGCAGCCCAGCGAGCGGATGATGGTGCCGATTTCTCTATGAGAAGAAGACAAACTGAATGAAATGACCGCCGATAATCTGATTAGAATCACGTAGCTGATCCCACCGAGTGCTATCTAGAACTCTGAGTCACGACTTCACACAGCTCAGTGATAACCTGGGACATTTCAATTCATTctggaaataaacattttagaatGACGAAAAATGTCAAACAAAGAAATTCTGCAATATTTTAGATCACAATGCAAATTTGTGATGCTGAGCAAGTTTGAGCTCAGACTGTTTTTAGTCTTAACATCAGACttgagtgagtgtgtaagcgtgtgtgtgtgtgtgtaagcatgtgtgtgtgtgtgtgagagagtgtgtgtgtgtgtgagtgtgtgtgtgtgtaagagtgtgtgtgtaagtgtgtgtgtgtgtgtgtgtgagagagtgtgtgtgtgtgtgtgagagagtgtgtgtgtgtgtgagtgtgtgtgtgtgtaagagtgtgtgtgtaagtgtgtgtgtgtgtgtgtgtgtgtgtgtgtgtgagagagtgtgtgtgtgtgtgtgagagtgtgtgtgtgtgagagagagagagagagagagagagagagagagagagagagagagagagagagagagagagagagagagagagagagagagagagagagagagagagtgtgtgtgtgtgtgtgagtgtgggtgtgtgtgtgtgagtgtgtgagagtgtgtgtgtgtgagagtgtgagtgtgtgtgtgtgtaagtgtgtgtgtgtgtgtgtgtgtgtgtgtgtgtgtgtgtgtgtgtgtgtgttccctcCATCTCCCAGTGAAATTCATGTTCAGGCAACTCTGAACTGACTTGATGTGAAACAGAAGCATCTTCActggtggtctcagactttctGACCCCCGTAGAAACCTCACCTGACATCCACCGTGTGATTGGACTCATGATCAAAGACATCGAAGGCGCTGCTGATCCTCTTGTGGAGCTCAGACACGATGGCCTCTGCGGAGCGAGCACACAGAACATCGTCCTCTGACGGTTAAACTCTCGATTTTAGAGAAATTACTCTGCAAACTGAGACACGATCCTGCTGTACAtaagtgtgagtgagtgagtgagagtgagtgtgtgtgtgtgtgtgtgagtgagtgagagtgagtgtttgtgtgtgttagtgagtgtgtgtgagtgagtgagtgtgtgtgtgtgtgtgtgagtgagtgagtgtgtgtgtgtgtgtgtgtgtgagtgagtgtgtgtgtgtgtgtgtgagtgagtgagtgtttgtgtgtgtgtgtgttagtgagtgtgtgtgtgtgtgtgtgtgtgagtgagtgagtgagtgagtgtgagtgtatgagtgtgagtcagtgtgagcgagtgagtgtgtgtgtgtgagagtgtgtgtgtgtgttagtgagtgtgtgtgtgtgagtgtgtgtgtgtgttagtgtgagagtgtgtgtgtgtgtgagtgattgagtgtgttaatgagtgtgtgtgtgtgagttagtgagtgtgtgtgagtgagtgagagtgagtgtttgtgagtgtgtgtgtgtgtgagtgtgttagtgtgagagtgagtgtgtgttagtgagtgtgagagtgtgagtgtgtgtgtgtgagtgagtgtgtgtgtgtgttagtgagtgtgtgtgtgtgagtgtgttagtgtgagagtgattgagtgtgttagtgagtgtgtgtgttagtgagtgtgtgttagtgagtgtgtgtgtgtgtgagtgtgttagtgtgagagtgattgagtgtgttagtgagtgagtgtgtgtgagtgagtgagagtgagtgtttgtgtgtgtgagtgtgtgagagtgtgtgtgtgttagtgagtgtgtgtgtgagtgtgtgtgtgtgagtgtgtgttagtgagtgtgtgtgtgtgtgtgtgagtgattgagtgtgtgagtgtgtgtgtgtgtgagtgtgtgagtgtgtgtgtgttagtgagtgtgttagtgtgagagtgagtgagtgtgtgtgtgtgtgtgtgagtgtgtgtgttagtgagtgtgtgtgtgtgtgtgagtgttagtgagtgtgtgtgtgtgagtgattgagtgtgttagtgagtgtgtgtgtgttagtgtgagagtgagtgattgagtgtgttagtgagtgtgtgtgtgtgtgagtgtgtgtgttagtgagtgtgtgtgtgagtgtgttagtgtgattgagtgtgttagtgagtgtgtgtgtgtgagtgtgtgtgtgtgtgagtgtgtgtgttagtgagtgtgtgtgagtgtgttagtgagtgagtgagtgagtgtgtgagtgagtgtgagtgtgttagtgtgagagtgtgtgtgtgtgatagtgagtgagtgtgtgtgtgagtgagtgtgttagtgagtgagtgagtgtgtgagtgagttagtgtgagagtgtgtgtgagtgagtgagtgtgttagtgagtgagtgagtgagtgtgttagtgtgagagtgtgtgtgtgtgtgtgtgtgtgttagtgagtgagtgtgtgtgtgtgtgtgtgtgtgtgtgttagtgagtgtgtgtgtgtgtgtgtgtgtgtgtgtgtgtgtgtgttagtgagtgagtgtgtgtgtgtgtgtgtgtgtgttagtgagtgagtgagtgtgtgtgtgtgtgtgtgtgtgtgtgtgtgtgtgttagtgagtgagtgtgtgtgtgtgtgtgtgtgtgtgtgtgtgtgtgccagtcATTGTCCCTCTGTTCAGAGttcctactctaacctccacactcctgcctttccttctctctcactgccgtctaacccgcctgactcctctcctctctgatggtctttgacctacagtagtccagtTTCCACCGGCTCcctgctggtcagcagcaccggaggcggtcgttgttaacccgggcctcgaccgatccggtatggcatcATATTCgtgatctgcatgatagtttAGCACAAGTTTtccgccggatgcccttcctgacgcaaccctcaccatttatctgggcttgggaccagaagtacacagagtgcacccctaatggctggtttacacccctaatggctggtttacacccctaatggctggtttctaGTATCTAGAACCTCTAAAGATCATTAATCTGGAACACAGTAACTTCATACCTGAACAAATAGCGAACAGACACAACGCCGCGTGAAGGACTCGATATAAATCATATCGAGTTGACTAATAACCAGTATTTATGGTTTTGGCTGAAGTCAGATGCTCGctcgaattgtcccgttccaccttaaatgctgcagcagtcaCAGCTTGTTTAAATTGTTCCgtaccaccttaaatgctgcagcagtcaCAGCTTGTTTAAATTGTTCCgtaccaccttaaatgctgcagcagtcaCAGCTTGTTTAAattgttccgttccaccttaaatgctgcagcagtcaCCGCTTGTTTAAATTGttacgttccaccttaaatgctgcagcagtcaCAGCTTGTTTAAATTGttacgttccaccttaaatgctgcagcagtcaCAGCTTGTTTAAattgttccgttccaccttaaatggtgttaCAGCTTTTACTGATTTTCCcaactgtaactgctgcaccctttaaggtggaacgggacaattcgagCTTCGTGTGTATGTAGTTAATGTAAAGCCGCTCACAGACGCCGTCCGATCTCTAGCGGGTTAACTGTGTAATtatgggtgtttgtgtgttaaacTGCGgaatttgttgagtttaacttACTCGCCGACTCTTTATCCTCCGCCATGTCCCGCGCCGGTTGCTAAGTAACAGAGACGCGCCGCCGCGGGGTTGCCAGATATTTCCGTGATAAATCCCGCTCAGATCTAAATATTAAACCATGAAACGCATCCAGGCCCTGTCCAGGAACGCCGTTCGCGCTGTAAGCGAGCTTCAACCCCTGAGTGAATCTGCTGGCTGTGCGGCGTCTCGGACTGAAGCGGTCGCAGCCACAGATCTTCACCCCGAGGTGCTGCGCTGTCTGCTGTCCTCTATGAGGCGGTGCGGCAGCGCGCCCGCCATGCTGGAGCGGTCAAGACCCGCTTATGGATAAAAACGAGTTTAGCGCCAGAAACAAATCCCTCACTGAGCGAATCCGTCGGTGAGTTTAATCCCTCACTGAGCGAATCCGTCGGTGAGCGAATCCGTCGGTGAGTTTAATCCCTCACTGAGCGAATCCGTCGGTGAGCGAATCAGTCGGTGAGTTTAATCCGTCGGTGAGCGAATCCGTCGGTGAGTTTAATCCCTCACTGAGCGAATCCGTCGGTGAGTTTAATCCCTCACTGAGCGAATCCGTCGGTGAGTTTAATCCCTCACTGAGCGAATCAGTCGGTGAGTTTAATCCCTCACTGAGCGAATCCGTCGGTGAGTTTAATTCCTCACTGAGCGAATCCGTCGGTGAGCGAATCAGTCGGTGAGTTTAATCCCTCACTGAGCGAATCCGTCGGTGAGTTTAATCCCTCACTGAGCGAATCCGTCGGTGAGTTTAATCCCTCACTGAGCGAATCCGTCGGTGAGCGAATCActtctaatattaatacacagataaaaacaacaaacccCCAAACTCGGAGAGAAGCCGAGcggcttcctattcaccagaTTCCTCTTCGagttctcccgttccaccttaaatggtccagcagCCACTTTCAGGTGCTTGaagctgcactatttaaggtggaacgggggaatTAGAACAAGGTCCTGACGAGTAAGAATTTGACTTCAGTTTCGTGTGAAGTGCCGACATTAGTCTGTTCTGAACATCCACGCAGATTAACGGACGCTTCAACTGACCGCGCAGAGCATCACtgttaataaataactgccACAGAAGGTCAAGATCCCTGACCACACCGTTAAAGTAAAGTGGAGAGAAGCAGAtcatcagcaggttctctgagcttcaccagCAGCACACAGGCATGCGTGTGGATCACCCTTCAGTTTTCCTGGAACAGTGGAATTCTGGACATAacgcagtccagcagcgatgctGACCTCCCCAGTATGGCCGAGCCACtgacgtgcctggctggacccaacgACGCATCTAGGTATGTTTATCTATGGTCGCAGCAGACAAATACAGAGGTTCAACTTCCGGTGGGACGCAGATTACTGGACCTGGCAACCCAAGATACGTGGAACatctttgaaaatgaaaaacgcAGCAACACTGAGACTCTGAAGACAAGGACACTGAAAAACAGAGCTTACAGTCTTCAGGGATTATTTCAATaactaatgaaataaaatgtaaaaataatataataataattataataataataataatataattaatacaaTACTGCAGTGATTGCTGTGgagtatgggaggcaaatcgggccaaaaaagaaatgaaaacaaaatgtaaatgaaaacttCTCGccatttccaaacatctgcgcgAACATCCTGACATGAAATTCCTACATTTGCCCTTTGATTTCTCACGAACACGATCCTTCagagaaaataagaataaatgtaGATCAGCTGTTTATCATTTCGTTTTAGtggttattctgtttttttcacgccgtatctaaaatgaaaaagctaatagGGAAAAGAAGATCCAAGCTTCACGAAACGCGGAATCAAGTCAagactaaaatcaaaatgttaTTTCTTCTTCATAGCAATCGGCTGAAATCCGACACAATGACAACGTAAAAGTGAtaaaatcaacagcaaagtgaccgTTTGTGActtaactgtcagaatgaaaaggcaaacGAACATcggcgccccctgctggacatTTACTGTTCATTTCTCACTTTGCTTTTTCGTTTTCAAACTAatcaacatgcaaatatatgttaattagcaatGGGCGggtctcagatctggtgaaactgaactGTCCTGTTCAGAGCAGATTTGCTTAGTAATTTAGTTCAACATGCTGGAAATTAAACATCGCTTATAAAACGCGCCATAAAATTCACACAGGCCACCTTTACCTTCTGTACAATCTCTGAACTGCAGAAACAGAAATCAGACTTTAGTCTTTagatttacagcatttttcttgttcttcttatttttgtgatgtagaGACAAATGTAAAACATGCGAAGCAGCCaatgaagaataaaacaaacataatgaattttaaacatttaaaagttaaattaaaCCATTTCTAACAGTAGAATAATGTGGGACTCTTATTTTGGTAGCGTTGGCATCCCTGATGAATGTGAGCATTGCTGgatctcaaacactgaaatatgcaaaattggtggacttcccctttaacaaGCTAATTAACCCACAACAGATGCGGCAGgagttaaatatttatatttattattacaaaattattcattttcaaaatacaaaattaaataaCCTCATCTGTCTCTAAAGTGAGAATGGGGGCGTGTGGAGTCTGGGAGCCTGGTGCATTGTGGGTAGcgtctgtgtgtttattcatCCAGCAGGATCTCCACCTCCTCCATCGGGGCTCTGAGTCTCAGCTCCTTCTCCACCAGCAGGTCCAGAAACTCCTGCACTCGCTGCGGGAACAGCTGCACCGCGTCCACGTACAAACCCTGCAGACACACAGGCATACGGCTCGTCACCTCCACCTGCAGTCACCTGCAGTCACCTGCAGTCACGTAGTCACCCTTACTCACCTTCACTCACCTGCACTCACGTACAGTCACCTGCAGTCCACTTGCAGTCACATGCAGTCCACCTGCAGTCACCTAGTCACCTGCACTCACCTGCAGTCATATAGTCAGTGCAGTCGCATGCAGTcatgtacagtcacctgaaaaTTCACTCCACATGAGTGTCTTCACTCGTCTTCACTCGTAAACAATAAACAGAGAATGAAGTGCTCACCTTGGCCCACGGCACGTCCTGTAGAGCTTTATAGAAgattcctctccctctctccaagTCCCCGTTACACACCTGTACAGagcatcaccatcatcatcaccaccatcatcctcaCTGTCCTTCATGACCAATTATATcaacatttccattcaaaatgaaCTCAGAGGTAAACATTATTACTGTAATAATATTCTAATTGTAATTACTGAACTACTactataataaaacatgaaCGTTAATAAGAGCATTAAGTGTATTTTCTGTATATTAACTATTAAGCATTTTACTGTGCCTAAGTCTTATTACTAtacattaatattataatagttATTAAACACATTAACGGGACATGAACGGAAACGTGGATCTGAGCTCAGGTTCTGCAGTTCTCTACGCTGACAGAGCTGAAGCAGCTGTTTCTGGATCAGTTTAGTGAAGCTTTATTACATTAGAG is drawn from Pygocentrus nattereri isolate fPygNat1 chromosome 10, fPygNat1.pri, whole genome shotgun sequence and contains these coding sequences:
- the efcab2 gene encoding dynein regulatory complex protein 8 isoform X2, with protein sequence MAEDKESAKAIVSELHKRISSAFDVFDHESNHTVDVREIGTIIRSLGCFPTEAQLHDVIAEIEEEEPTGFIRFERFLPTMSRILLEHRFRPVPEDLLLQAFEVLDQQKRGHLDPEELTRYLTQEGEPFTQEEMEEMLSAAVDPDKNLIFYKDFVSVMTVDDPW
- the efcab2 gene encoding dynein regulatory complex protein 8 isoform X1, whose protein sequence is MRRWVQPGTSVARPYWGEAIVSELHKRISSAFDVFDHESNHTVDVREIGTIIRSLGCFPTEAQLHDVIAEIEEEEPTGFIRFERFLPTMSRILLEHRFRPVPEDLLLQAFEVLDQQKRGHLDPEELTRYLTQEGEPFTQEEMEEMLSAAVDPDKNLIFYKDFVSVMTVDDPW